The DNA sequence AATGAGAATTGCtcctttctttaatttttgggtTGCTTTTGAAAGTAGAAACATGAAAGACTAGGGTttcgatgatgatgattttgatgatgCTTGTTTCGATGATTCTGGTTTTAGATTAGggtttcttcattttagatCTCATGGACTAGATTTTCTATTCTTGCTTTTAGATTCTTGCTTTTACATGTAAATTTAAGCTATTGAACTCATGTTTTATCCCATTGATTTGTCCCACTGAAGATTAAATATTGGGTTATATAGAACCGAATGGAATCTATGTACACTTATTTAAACTTGGTAAAAAGACCCCAAACTAGTTCTGGTTTTACCCCTGTTTTTACTTGATCTATGTACACTTATGGAACTCATGCTGTAATCCTTGTTTTCAggtttattttacaatttgtgcAATATGTGCACCCTGTTTTGCTGGTTCTCTTTGGCTTGTGGTTTGTTATTGAAGCCCTACAATATGTGTACCCTGTTTTGCTTAATATGTGCaaaatttaataacattttgtccttcaatattttgttgaaggatggaaactttaattgatgaggatcccttcttcaccacacTATTGGAAAGTGGTGAGGGTGGTAGTAACAACCCTACTATGGATGCTACTTTCGTTGATGTCCGAGCGACACAACCCCAACGGGAAAAAAGGGcaccaaaacaaaaatctcaGCAGGGTGTATCATTGACAATTGAGGAAGATACTCTCCTCATTTCAGCTTGGCTTAACGTTAGTATAGATTCCATTCGGGGGACTGACCAAATCTCCACACAACTGTGGTCTAGAATTTATGATTACTattccacttataaaaaaactaacgGTCAAGAACGTTCCGTGAATTCTTTGACCAATCGGTGGTCAGCCATTAAAAAATGTGTCAATAAATTTTGTGGTTCTATGACCCAAGTTGAAAGAATGCATCCAAGCGGTGCAACCGAGCAAGATAATGTATAATCGTTTAAACAAATTgttgctatttattttttgttattgttctAACAAAAATTCTATAGACAACCGCGTTGCGTCCCCATCGCGGCATCGGCCCCACGTGGCAAAACGCATCGTTTCAAATAAACAACAATCCCTCCTTCGTTCTCCCTTTTCCTCtctgatttttctttccttcgaTTTCCCCACGTTTCAGATCTCGTTTGAGTATAACTTCAACTCCATGTACGTACATCAGAATAACGTCACTTAATAACTTGAGAACAAAAGTCTCCTTAGCAAGCCCTGCAGATCTTTCAGCTTCAGACTCTAATTTCATTGTATCATCGACCTTTGATTTACACCTTTACCCTTCACCTTTGTAGCAGGTTCATGAACCTCCATAGAAGATAATTTACTCACACCAACTTCGTGGTTTTTTGGCAAACTGTATTTTAACACTATATCAAGAAGTTGATCGATTACTTGAGTGAGATTGGCAGGGATCTTTTTGTGGCTTTTAGAGCATTTACCATATCCATCACGAATCTTATTTTAAGAAATCCGAACACATTCATTGGAAGATAATCCAGCTTCAACGGATGATGCCTTTGATTTgtcattttccttctctttttcttttgataacaCCACAAAGGTCCTACCTTCAGATGTCTCAAACTTACAAACAGCACTGGCAAAGGGGAAAGGAGGATTCGGAGAAGGAAAGGTGGGGAAAtcgaaggaaataaaaaatcagagagggaaagggaagaaCGAAGGAGAGATCATTGTTTATTCGAAACGATGCCGTTTTCGTTTTGCCACATGGGCATCGATGCCGCGATGGGGACGCAACGCGGTTGTCTGTAGAAGTTCTGTTAATAAATTGACCCCTTGACACAATTGCTGGTTGGCCACCGGATCCAAGCATATTCGACCGTGAAACAAGGCTGGCTGgggctatatatataccatCTCGATCCTAGCTAGAATCATTACCCTGATCCGTTGCAATCATTATATAGCATAAGATTCAGAGATCAGGAATAGTCTGATCTCAGCCACATTACTTTCGTGCGCCACTACGCATATATGATGTACCTTCCTCACCAACCAGGGAATCAATTAGCATCTGTGCTTTTATAATCATCATCCCAGTACTACATGCCACAGACTCTGAGAAAAAAGGCGCAATCATGCTGGCTACTGCTCCGTGAAAGAACGTTCCTCCTACAAAAACTAGTTTTGGCCCGAGCTATAGGCCCCTAGGGCCTTAGCTCCTGCCGCCTCATGTCACTTTAGGTCCCCCTAGCTATCTTTCTAGGCCCCTAAATATAAACCCAGGACCACTCCACCCGTGCATATCACCCCCCacaattctcaaaaaaaaatatatatatatatatattttaattattgacCAAGAGGAAGCCTGTGAGGGAGAGGATAAGATCACCTTTCCAATCCCCAACACGTGTCCGTAATTGACACGGCGTGCATGTAAAAACACCACCGTCTTGGCCTGATCCGCTCATCATTTCATTACGTATTTTTCTCCACAATAAAATATGAGTTAGAAATGGACACGAAATTTCGCCCCGGGGGGttttaaattaaacaaataagaaTTGAATTCAAGCTCCGTAATTCAAACAAATGTTTGTTCTTTCCCATGAAGATTTggcattttctttttgcagaGAACCGTACGATTTAGTAATTTACGAAGCGAACTAACACAGAGACCTGAGCTGAGCTGAGCTTAGCCTTACATGAAATATAATGAAAACGCACGGATCGACGACGGACAGATCGACCTAACGAAAaaagtaaaaccaaaaaaaaaaaaaagaggaaaataaataaattagcaaTAGCTGATCAGAATGTTGTTCTTCATGGCTTTAACCGAACCCACTCGTATCGTCCTTCCAAGGGAACTTCATTCACGAAATCGAAATTGTACCTGAAACGAAGTTTCCAACTAACCTTAGTCGAATATCCTGCGTTTGGTTACTGAGAAACTGCcgcaaattaattaagagaaaCAGAAAAGGAAACGAAACTTCGAAGCTCTTATGGTTATCTTTTCCTTTACGGAAATTGCTCgtgaaattaaaggaaaacgGACGAGAGAAAGTGAATCAGTTCTCTGTGAACTTACTTTTCCACGAAGTGTTTATGCATGTCTCTCTCGGCGGCGGCGAAGAATTCTTCTAGGTCGGCCTCCGGTAtcatcttgatcttcttctccACCGTTGTACTTGGGCGAGAATCCGCCTCGGTTGGCCTCTCCGTTGGTTCCAGTTTGGCCGACTCTGGTCGAAGCTCGCTCGACGGCGTCGTCTCTCTCCTGCCAGAAAATTCCATAGGAAATTTAGGAGAAAAGACTTAATACACATAAATATATGTACACGTATTTATAGTGTACGCGGGAGGTGTACAATTTGAAACGGACTAAAATTGAATCGAAGCAGACCACTGAGATcacatttcttttgaatttcgAATTCCATAGACGTGATGGAAATAATTACTAGGAATACAGAATTTTCGacatttaaaactatttatttcAAAACCTTTCTCTGCAGCAACTATACGTGGATGTTTCAACTTCAGAACTCCCATCCTGCAAacattaaattcaaaatttaaacacaaaacTAAAATCGAAACAAAGAGGCTATGCAGCGATTAAAGCGTGGAGCGAAGATTCTCCAGGGAATCCAATTTATCACAGGATTTAATTGAAGACCTGCAGATCTACGAATTCGATTCTCTCTTCCTCCGGGAGCAGCAAGCTCGACCCGTTACTCGAGCAACACGATGCCGCGTCATGATCCGAGCTAGGGCTGGAGCACCGGCGCTCCTCCGTCGCCTCCGTGGTGATCGCGAGGCGTCTCCGTCTCCTTAGCTTCTCAAACGACGACGAAGAGGACGACGAAGAGCACTTCAATTCCTCGGCGCGGAGCTTCCTCCTCTTTGTGGTGGTTGCTGAGCTCGCGGCTGCCGCCGCCATGGCCAGAGATGCTCGAGCTCTGGTCCTCACGCCCACCTGTGCCACCTCCATCACTGCAATATCTGAGATTCCTCTACACTTGCTCGCCATCTCTGTCACCCTCTGTGGAATTTCTCTAAATTACTGTGTTTTTCTTCGTTTCTGGTTCGTTAGTTTGAGAGCGAGGGTGAgagtatttgtgtttgatggTGACGGTGATGATGAGGGGGGTGTTGGGTTTTGGTAGTGGTGGTGGTCCACTCCCCGCTAACAGTGACGCGAATCTCTAAACGGGAAATCTGACGGCGCCGTTATGTGGATCGAGGGCCATGGATGTTTGGGTCGAACTCTAAACCAGACTAACCAGTTGGTTGGCTCCACGTCGCCATCCGAGGCTATAGAGATAATTATGTAATTGATAGGTAAAAATGGGGTACTAATTATTAGTTAATCCAAATTACGGATGGTTAACACtacttacaattttacaaaTCGGTATGATTGATGGGATAAATTTTTcacatcaataataatattatatgtggatttataaataaaattttttattgctGTATCTTTCCAGATATATTGAACACAACctctatcttattttattagggtaatactagatataattttaaaatatgttttttctttttttttttaaaaaaaataaagtttactattaaaaaaataattatttatatagatcctaaatttatctctttttttttaaagaaggtGTGTGGTCCTTGCTTAATGTTATGACATCAAGTATGTATTTTGAGactacttaataattaattgatatatataccgtaatatttttcatttgagtTATGATGATTGATCAAGAGCTAGtgtgatatctcatatgataaggataaaagTATGTGGtatatgggatctcacattacttaggaaggagaagtttttgctctttataaggttctaatagggctccaattatattattgactggtcattttagagtataggttaTGTGGTTTGacccttccattggggcgttacaaatggtatcagaatCTATCACAATCAGAAATGTGGGATTTGAGCTGTGCCACCTACGACGGACTAGCCTGACGAGGACGTCAAGAATTTTAGGAGGGCATATtatgatatcccatatgataaggataagggtagatggtatatgagatctcacattacttgggaatgagaagtttttactttttaaaaggttccaatggagttccaattgtatcattgactagtttttttagaatataggttttgtggtttgggctttttaTTAGAACATTACAACAAgtcttttaattataattattgtatacgtaaaaatattgatatttttcatattataatttacaaatttcCTTCAACTAGCTAGTTGTTGGCCTTCTAATTCTAAGAATATCATgcttaatttgtaatattagaTGACAGTGTATAGATAATCAATAAGAGTACAACTGTAcaatttagaaaaacaaacctgtattttttttttatttgattattaagATGGATTAAAAATACTACCATGAGACAATATTAACAAAAAGTTAGTATCTAATTGTTTGGTTTGAAAATGACATTGTAAAAATGATGGTAATTTTGAGAATATAAGATAATTTCTCAAACAAGTCAATACATTATAACATGATCATAGAAAGGCAATGGTTTGGtcactttattttaaaaatcttgTCCATGTAAACATCATCAAAACCCATGCATACTTAAACCCAGAAATCTTGAGCCCAAGAGTAACAAAGACTCTACGTGcagttatttttacatattttttatacactcTACCAATGTTTACAAAAAGTATTggccaatcatttttttaaatataaaataactgtattGACCAATGATATCAGTGGAATGcacaataaatacataaaaatgactgtatataaTAGACTCAGAGAGTAAATACTACATAGCATTGTCCACTCAAGTACTGAAGGTTCTAGTACGTGAGTACTATATTCAGACTTGTATTAACTGGGTTATGCTTGCAGGTATCCAAATTTTGCaaaaacacatttaaaaaaaaaatactaaatttctttaagaaagaaaataatgttgagaaaataataaaagcaatgaaataaaaaactaGATTTTATGTCAAAATAATTACTAAAGCTAGAAAgaactaattatatttttaactaaatgcatgtacaatgtagttttatgcataaaattaattttttttaaaaaataaaacccggTTACCCGGttttatcttaattattattattggatcatcttttatttttttaaaataaaaaataaaaaatatgagatgtagaatttttaatattgtacttGGTAATAATTATGCAGCAGTAATTAAAGTTTCataggctagctagctagctgcctgCAAGTGGCAATATCCGCATAACCATAAATAGGAAGCTTGCAGTACTACtacaat is a window from the Juglans regia cultivar Chandler chromosome 7, Walnut 2.0, whole genome shotgun sequence genome containing:
- the LOC108982937 gene encoding cyclin-dependent kinase inhibitor 7-like, encoding MASKCRGISDIAVMEVAQVGVRTRARASLAMAAAAASSATTTKRRKLRAEELKCSSSSSSSSFEKLRRRRRLAITTEATEERRCSSPSSDHDAASCCSSNGSSLLLPEEERIEFVDLQDGSSEVETSTYSCCRERRETTPSSELRPESAKLEPTERPTEADSRPSTTVEKKIKMIPEADLEEFFAAAERDMHKHFVEKYNFDFVNEVPLEGRYEWVRLKP